In one window of Streptomyces roseofulvus DNA:
- a CDS encoding LysM peptidoglycan-binding domain-containing protein, whose product MPASRSLARRLPRALVSLAALAAVTAGLPWVLAQATASLWGPGIDALTHLLTRTDTGAAFLLALVMVGWIAWATFITSLLVEIPAQLRGRTAPRLPGLRLSQRAAGTLVSGILVLFASSTIASAAPALAATPAATAPAVTAAAVPAPAHTDTAPTAASVEKKTEQTYTVRAVRPAESLWSIAERLYGDGALYTKIADANEGRTMADGAVFHADAPIRPGWTLRLPDTPTVDDVPTPAPQTSAYTVTAGDTLWEVAEDQLGDGDRYTEIFDANKNKPQADGGRLTNPNDIRTGWKLTIPHTATPTPPAEATPPPPRTGNATPHKPADTAKPAPAPAPARNTPAPATTTPAPTHTAAPAPAAPAAKTPAPAASTDAATATPSAVPSPAKPAPAPAAENEDADSALLSETAGIGMLAAGSLLSALATLRMLQRRRRKPGQLPAPVDNEAAEQTLHAAADAGSLELLDLALRTLARTAPQQGFTLPPANGAKITASGVELFFPVRGRADDQVADGLGPPGENYAITPFTLTAPGHWVLDRTQPLLDPDEAVDVPAPYPGLVTLGTDPDGNHLLINLNVSRVLLLDGTPTAVRDTARVLALEAATSTWSDHAEIITVGLGDELPALLPQNRLRTAPDLASARADLAELLLEQRQEADSDNAPVRMPWTLVCAADIEEDEAKLLADTLTAARELPVALILPAQGTAGAFGAFDDAVQLAVGTTRPQHVETLGADLIVQSLPEADYQAFVDLLRQADRPAQPAEEPWTQVPPSPVAVAVTAHGGSNSPADPPRTPFAAFTATRPLAPVPPLPTGRDGDQEPEKETAQEGSEASPAVTNGTGDTAKTTSTGEGEEKNENAVPPQADNTAPPTRPATRPVPQPPAATTTDHDSGVDDPGDAVDLHAPEVQVLGPVAVTGIQASGHGPKLAQLAAYLYFKPGRPDTVREAMDPHKPWGANTLQVRISQLRSGLGADPDGTLYLPRDRTGIYKLSPKVRCDWDRFTHLAERGLRKGPSAGIPDLEAALALVRGVPFGGTPPAWAAVHHQEMLVRIIDTAHTLADWHRTGPRPDLDAARRVIRQGLGIDDSAELLYQDWMRIEDQAGNHTAVRTAYESLLTINRRLDVSTEPETEAIYEQIVRRTA is encoded by the coding sequence ATGCCCGCATCCCGCTCCCTCGCCAGACGCCTCCCGCGCGCCCTGGTCAGCCTGGCCGCCCTGGCCGCGGTCACCGCCGGCCTCCCCTGGGTCCTCGCCCAGGCCACCGCCTCCCTCTGGGGCCCGGGCATCGACGCGCTCACCCACCTCCTCACCCGCACCGACACCGGCGCCGCGTTCCTCCTCGCCCTGGTCATGGTCGGCTGGATCGCCTGGGCCACGTTCATCACGTCGCTGCTGGTGGAGATCCCCGCCCAACTCCGCGGCCGCACCGCACCCCGCCTGCCCGGCCTGCGCCTGTCCCAACGCGCCGCCGGCACCCTCGTCAGCGGCATCCTCGTCCTGTTCGCCTCCAGCACCATCGCCTCCGCCGCCCCCGCCCTCGCAGCCACCCCCGCCGCGACCGCACCCGCGGTCACCGCGGCCGCCGTCCCGGCCCCCGCCCACACCGACACCGCTCCGACAGCCGCGAGCGTCGAGAAAAAGACCGAGCAGACCTACACGGTGCGGGCGGTGCGCCCAGCGGAAAGCCTGTGGTCGATCGCGGAAAGGCTGTACGGGGACGGCGCCCTGTACACGAAGATCGCTGACGCCAACGAGGGCCGCACCATGGCCGACGGCGCCGTCTTCCACGCCGACGCGCCCATCCGGCCCGGCTGGACCCTGCGCCTGCCCGACACCCCCACCGTCGACGACGTGCCCACCCCCGCCCCGCAGACCTCCGCCTACACCGTGACCGCCGGAGACACCCTGTGGGAGGTCGCCGAGGACCAGCTCGGCGACGGCGACCGCTACACCGAGATCTTCGACGCGAACAAGAACAAGCCCCAGGCCGACGGCGGACGTCTGACCAACCCCAACGACATCCGCACCGGCTGGAAGCTCACCATCCCCCACACGGCCACCCCCACACCGCCGGCCGAAGCCACACCCCCACCACCGCGCACCGGCAACGCCACCCCACACAAGCCCGCCGACACCGCGAAGCCAGCACCGGCACCGGCACCGGCAAGGAACACTCCCGCGCCGGCGACCACCACCCCGGCCCCCACCCACACCGCAGCCCCTGCCCCTGCTGCGCCGGCCGCCAAGACCCCGGCGCCGGCCGCGTCCACCGACGCAGCCACCGCGACTCCGTCAGCCGTCCCGTCCCCGGCCAAGCCCGCGCCCGCGCCCGCCGCCGAGAACGAGGACGCAGACAGTGCTCTGCTGTCCGAGACGGCGGGTATCGGGATGCTCGCCGCCGGCAGTCTCCTCTCCGCACTCGCCACCCTGCGCATGCTCCAGCGACGCCGCCGCAAGCCCGGCCAGCTCCCCGCACCCGTCGACAACGAAGCCGCCGAACAAACACTCCACGCGGCCGCCGACGCAGGCAGCCTCGAACTCCTCGACCTCGCCCTGCGCACCCTCGCCCGCACAGCCCCCCAGCAGGGGTTCACACTCCCGCCGGCAAACGGCGCGAAGATCACCGCCAGCGGCGTGGAACTCTTCTTCCCCGTACGGGGCCGCGCCGACGACCAAGTAGCAGACGGCCTGGGCCCGCCGGGAGAGAACTACGCGATCACCCCGTTCACCCTGACCGCCCCGGGCCACTGGGTGCTGGACCGCACCCAGCCGCTCCTCGACCCCGACGAGGCCGTGGACGTCCCAGCCCCCTACCCGGGGCTGGTCACCCTCGGCACCGACCCCGACGGCAACCACCTCCTGATCAACCTGAACGTCTCCCGCGTCCTCCTCCTCGACGGCACCCCCACCGCCGTACGCGACACCGCCCGCGTCCTCGCCCTCGAAGCCGCCACCAGCACCTGGAGCGACCACGCCGAGATCATCACTGTCGGCCTCGGCGACGAACTCCCCGCCCTCCTCCCCCAGAACCGGCTCCGCACCGCCCCCGACCTGGCCTCAGCCCGCGCCGACCTCGCCGAACTCCTCCTGGAACAACGCCAAGAGGCAGACAGTGACAACGCCCCGGTTCGCATGCCGTGGACCCTGGTCTGCGCCGCCGACATAGAAGAGGACGAGGCCAAGCTCCTGGCCGACACCCTCACCGCCGCCCGAGAACTGCCCGTCGCCCTCATCCTGCCCGCCCAAGGCACAGCCGGCGCCTTCGGAGCCTTCGACGACGCCGTCCAGCTCGCCGTCGGCACCACTCGACCTCAGCACGTCGAGACCCTCGGCGCCGACCTGATCGTCCAGTCCCTCCCCGAAGCCGACTACCAGGCGTTCGTCGACCTGCTGCGCCAGGCCGACCGGCCGGCCCAGCCCGCTGAAGAACCCTGGACCCAAGTCCCACCCAGTCCCGTCGCGGTGGCCGTCACTGCCCACGGGGGCAGCAACAGCCCTGCCGACCCCCCGCGCACCCCGTTCGCCGCGTTCACCGCCACCCGCCCTCTCGCCCCCGTCCCCCCACTGCCCACAGGGCGGGACGGCGACCAAGAGCCCGAGAAGGAGACGGCCCAGGAAGGCAGCGAAGCCAGCCCGGCCGTCACCAACGGCACCGGTGACACGGCCAAGACCACCAGCACCGGGGAGGGGGAAGAGAAGAACGAGAACGCCGTCCCGCCACAGGCGGACAACACCGCCCCGCCCACCCGCCCCGCAACACGGCCGGTGCCCCAGCCGCCGGCCGCCACCACTACAGACCATGACAGCGGCGTGGACGACCCGGGCGACGCGGTCGACCTGCACGCCCCCGAAGTCCAAGTCCTCGGCCCAGTCGCGGTCACCGGCATCCAGGCATCCGGCCACGGCCCGAAACTCGCCCAGCTCGCCGCCTACCTGTACTTCAAGCCCGGCCGGCCCGACACCGTCCGCGAGGCGATGGACCCCCACAAGCCCTGGGGCGCCAACACGCTCCAAGTCCGTATCTCCCAGCTCCGCAGCGGCCTCGGCGCCGACCCCGACGGCACCCTCTACCTCCCGCGCGACCGAACCGGGATCTACAAGCTCTCACCGAAGGTTCGGTGTGACTGGGACCGTTTTACGCACCTCGCCGAACGCGGCCTGAGGAAGGGCCCCTCCGCAGGCATCCCCGACCTCGAAGCCGCCCTCGCCCTCGTACGCGGAGTCCCTTTCGGCGGCACCCCGCCGGCCTGGGCCGCCGTCCACCACCAGGAGATGCTCGTCCGCATCATCGACACCGCCCACACGCTTGCCGACTGGCACCGGACCGGGCCCCGCCCCGACCTCGACGCCGCCCGCCGCGTCATCCGACAGGGCCTCGGCATCGACGACAGCGCCGAACTCCTCTACCAGGACTGGATGCGCATCGAGGACCAGGCCGGCAACCACACGGCTGTCCGCACCGCTTATGAATCACTCCTGACCATCAACCGCCGCCTCGACGTCAGCACAGAACCCGAGACCGAAGCGATCTACGAGCAGATCGTGCGCCGTACCGCCTGA
- a CDS encoding ALF repeat-containing protein, giving the protein MAADRGRVVDYWKVGGPEVRAAAEAALTGDDTAVQAFLTVADSLRHQDNRVSVSQLASMGGTELMASAHSALTATPEELGAFLSWGWEAPVEQDQRLAVARIVSTARPTVQDAGRDALNGSTADIREFLATGQYTAAEQDDRVQVVQIISSGGANVRAAGELALNGTADDRREFLDVGQFVARNKDEEHATVAELAEQAKEAGRQAATETKAAENESAKAVASAKLAMEAAIRAKDEAAAAKGEVSKAAAAAQKAAKAASQAARSAQQAIAAAGAAKNSARVAANAASRAAATAAAAAQAAARAQSAAADAATDASKADAARVAAENARSIAKGANLAADAADKAAEAATAAGVAAGSAVKAGAEADLAASAAMEASGLAGSSSAAAAEARAAAASAKRHAAEANRAAGEAQKLAEDAAKAARAARDAARKAATHANNAAAAADEAAEHAGDAATAADKSTAHAKAASEAAAAASDAVLKANEIYTLARQVEAEDLLGRTNAGIALARDQKSAYATQAAQFAQLQQAIKDRDAERDQLVAMTAEPGASLPAIAVAGRKLALRTATGGTAWGRAAAEAALAGPDEVVIDYLKNGWKTAREQDERSYVERLAEESETPEVRTAAEIALAGDGAAVTSFIDDGQYQAAAQSMRVLIAQAASEGGPILADAAKAALDSGDPKKYSQFLITDQETARTQDERVRAAQLFSTGGPEVKSAARIALEGSPRTVHAFIVSGQYKATRQDHLNATHAAQVQKLIADAAKVAAEAQKNAATAQKVAAIARNAAAEANDWALKADAASQDAQTSAAKAAQYATQAEASAASAAASAATARKAANEANRSAKDAALSASDATLSSEMAQASASAAWTAAEQARQSSIAAGADATAALKAAQETFTIAVKKYREEEEARRKAALEAKQRAMQEPGARAREIYRCGQAYVPCDPEGFARWCQHNEIGCDIISMGPEFNQAMEELWGFTSSVTGLGDLEACLEKKDFENCWSLAADVLIGAKLKALEKAYDKLKALKRVCPVPGASASGMTTMSLASSAGEVPCFEHDIPGLPRDKTEIANSGGCDVCARRIRESLGGGEIVTIRPIDEMILPKYHDVDAGWYFHVVVVYEGRVYDAWTPRGGELIADYKARWGRPGIIDFGF; this is encoded by the coding sequence ATGGCCGCTGACCGCGGCCGTGTGGTGGACTATTGGAAGGTCGGCGGCCCTGAAGTGCGAGCGGCTGCCGAAGCCGCACTGACGGGAGACGACACCGCCGTCCAGGCATTCCTCACGGTTGCCGACAGCCTGCGGCACCAGGACAACCGTGTGTCCGTCAGCCAGCTTGCCAGTATGGGCGGCACGGAGCTGATGGCCTCCGCACATTCAGCCCTCACAGCAACGCCGGAGGAACTGGGGGCATTTCTCAGCTGGGGTTGGGAAGCCCCGGTGGAGCAGGATCAGCGCCTCGCGGTCGCTCGGATCGTCAGCACTGCGCGGCCCACAGTCCAGGACGCCGGCCGGGACGCGCTGAACGGCTCCACCGCAGACATCCGCGAGTTCCTGGCCACCGGTCAGTACACGGCTGCGGAGCAGGACGATCGCGTCCAGGTCGTCCAGATCATCAGTAGTGGCGGCGCCAATGTCCGTGCCGCTGGTGAGCTGGCCCTGAACGGGACCGCGGACGACCGCCGCGAGTTCCTCGACGTGGGGCAGTTCGTCGCGCGCAACAAGGACGAAGAGCACGCGACGGTTGCCGAGCTCGCGGAGCAGGCGAAGGAAGCAGGCCGGCAGGCAGCGACCGAGACCAAGGCGGCAGAGAACGAGTCGGCCAAGGCCGTCGCGTCAGCCAAGCTGGCGATGGAAGCCGCCATTCGCGCCAAGGACGAAGCGGCCGCAGCGAAGGGTGAGGTCAGCAAGGCGGCTGCCGCCGCCCAGAAGGCCGCGAAGGCCGCTTCTCAGGCGGCCAGGTCGGCGCAGCAGGCGATCGCGGCGGCCGGCGCCGCCAAGAACTCAGCGCGCGTCGCCGCGAACGCCGCCTCCCGGGCGGCGGCCACGGCCGCCGCTGCCGCGCAGGCGGCAGCGCGCGCCCAGTCCGCTGCTGCGGATGCCGCGACGGACGCGAGCAAGGCCGACGCAGCCCGCGTCGCTGCCGAGAACGCGCGCAGCATCGCCAAGGGCGCCAACCTCGCCGCCGACGCGGCGGACAAGGCGGCCGAGGCTGCCACCGCGGCAGGTGTGGCGGCCGGCTCCGCTGTAAAGGCCGGTGCGGAGGCCGACCTGGCCGCGAGCGCCGCGATGGAGGCGAGCGGCCTGGCCGGCAGCTCCAGCGCCGCCGCCGCCGAGGCGCGGGCCGCCGCAGCCTCCGCGAAGCGGCATGCGGCGGAGGCCAACCGTGCCGCGGGCGAGGCGCAGAAGCTGGCCGAGGACGCGGCGAAGGCAGCAAGGGCAGCTCGGGACGCTGCCCGTAAGGCGGCGACCCACGCGAACAACGCCGCAGCTGCTGCCGACGAGGCAGCCGAACACGCGGGCGACGCGGCCACTGCGGCCGACAAGTCCACGGCTCACGCCAAAGCGGCCAGCGAAGCCGCGGCTGCGGCGAGCGACGCGGTCCTCAAAGCCAACGAGATCTACACCCTCGCCCGCCAGGTCGAGGCCGAGGACCTCCTGGGCCGGACCAACGCCGGCATCGCCCTGGCCAGGGACCAGAAGTCGGCATACGCCACCCAGGCCGCACAGTTCGCCCAGCTGCAGCAGGCGATCAAGGACCGGGACGCCGAACGAGACCAGCTCGTGGCTATGACGGCCGAGCCCGGAGCCAGTCTCCCGGCCATCGCCGTCGCGGGACGCAAGCTGGCCCTGCGGACAGCGACCGGCGGAACGGCCTGGGGCCGAGCCGCGGCCGAGGCCGCACTGGCCGGTCCGGACGAGGTGGTCATCGACTACCTGAAGAACGGATGGAAGACCGCCCGGGAACAGGACGAACGCTCCTACGTCGAGCGTCTAGCCGAGGAGAGCGAGACCCCTGAGGTCCGCACCGCGGCCGAGATCGCGCTAGCTGGCGACGGAGCTGCTGTCACCTCTTTCATCGACGACGGCCAGTACCAGGCCGCCGCCCAGAGCATGCGCGTCCTCATCGCGCAGGCCGCCTCCGAGGGCGGCCCCATTCTCGCCGACGCCGCAAAGGCGGCACTGGACAGTGGGGACCCGAAGAAGTACAGCCAGTTCCTGATCACTGACCAGGAGACCGCTCGCACGCAGGACGAGCGAGTCCGCGCGGCGCAGCTCTTCAGCACCGGCGGCCCGGAGGTCAAGTCCGCGGCGAGAATCGCTCTGGAGGGCTCTCCGCGAACGGTCCACGCGTTCATCGTCTCCGGGCAGTACAAGGCGACACGTCAGGACCACCTCAACGCGACCCACGCAGCCCAGGTCCAGAAGCTGATCGCGGACGCCGCCAAGGTCGCGGCCGAGGCGCAGAAGAACGCCGCGACCGCGCAGAAGGTCGCCGCCATCGCACGCAATGCCGCCGCCGAAGCCAACGACTGGGCGCTGAAAGCCGACGCCGCCTCCCAGGATGCCCAGACCAGCGCGGCCAAGGCAGCCCAGTACGCCACCCAGGCCGAGGCATCTGCAGCCAGCGCCGCCGCCTCGGCAGCCACCGCACGCAAGGCAGCCAACGAAGCCAACCGCTCCGCGAAGGACGCCGCCCTCTCCGCATCCGACGCCACCCTCTCCTCCGAGATGGCCCAGGCGTCCGCCTCCGCCGCGTGGACCGCCGCTGAACAAGCACGCCAGTCCTCCATCGCTGCCGGCGCGGACGCCACGGCCGCGCTGAAGGCAGCCCAGGAAACCTTCACCATCGCAGTGAAGAAGTACCGGGAAGAAGAGGAAGCCCGCCGCAAGGCAGCCCTCGAAGCCAAGCAGCGGGCCATGCAGGAACCAGGCGCCCGCGCACGTGAGATCTACCGCTGCGGCCAGGCGTACGTCCCCTGCGATCCGGAGGGCTTCGCCCGTTGGTGTCAGCACAACGAAATCGGCTGCGACATCATCTCCATGGGGCCTGAATTCAACCAGGCCATGGAGGAGCTGTGGGGCTTTACCAGCTCGGTGACCGGTCTTGGAGATCTCGAGGCTTGCCTGGAGAAGAAGGATTTCGAGAACTGCTGGAGTCTCGCGGCCGACGTGCTCATCGGGGCCAAGCTCAAGGCACTTGAAAAGGCATACGATAAGCTGAAGGCGCTCAAGCGCGTCTGTCCTGTACCGGGAGCCAGCGCGTCTGGCATGACGACTATGTCGCTGGCCTCTTCGGCCGGTGAAGTTCCCTGCTTTGAGCACGACATCCCCGGGCTCCCGCGAGACAAGACGGAGATTGCGAACTCCGGCGGCTGTGACGTGTGTGCCCGGCGCATCCGTGAAAGCTTGGGTGGTGGAGAAATAGTCACCATCAGGCCAATCGACGAGATGATTCTCCCGAAGTACCACGACGTGGATGCCGGCTGGTACTTTCACGTAGTCGTCGTTTATGAGGGTAGGGTGTACGATGCGTGGACACCGAGGGGCGGTGAGCTAATTGCCGACTATAAGGCGAGGTGGGGGCGACCCGGGATAATTGACTTCGGCTTCTAA
- a CDS encoding pilus assembly protein TadG-related protein: MTTTHHPEPESRAEPSPRPARCGRRFADDRGGISPFVAIITVPLLLLGGLFAVDAFGVSRAHERTDAAATEAARAAAQAIDPAKAVTGGGVVAEPAAASAAARAYLNRAGVRGTVTVTDGGRRIQVHATGSYRARFVPKTWTVTATSTATLLHGITRPEKD; encoded by the coding sequence ATGACCACCACCCACCACCCCGAACCCGAGTCCCGAGCCGAACCCTCCCCCCGCCCCGCGCGCTGTGGCCGGCGGTTCGCGGACGACCGGGGCGGCATCTCCCCGTTCGTCGCCATCATCACCGTCCCCCTGCTCCTGCTCGGCGGCCTGTTCGCCGTCGACGCCTTCGGCGTCTCACGCGCCCACGAACGCACCGACGCTGCCGCCACCGAAGCCGCCCGCGCCGCAGCCCAGGCCATCGACCCCGCCAAAGCCGTCACCGGCGGGGGAGTCGTCGCCGAACCCGCCGCCGCGTCAGCCGCCGCCCGCGCCTACCTCAACCGGGCCGGCGTACGCGGCACCGTCACCGTCACCGACGGCGGCCGCCGCATCCAGGTCCACGCCACCGGCAGCTACCGCGCCCGGTTCGTCCCCAAGACCTGGACCGTCACCGCCACCAGCACCGCCACGCTCCTGCACGGCATCACCCGACCCGAGAAGGACTAA
- a CDS encoding FG-GAP-like repeat-containing protein has protein sequence MHTRATRMGVTVMTVAALTIPATGHAFAALTAPAEAAEAVMPYAFEDGAYPNAAQIEADKGIKLIRGDGNIVLAECDLDTEQIRVHVVGPPVNMQDTYCFDSRAATGRLTLDLNRAFWIDAADQPMSATLAGEDGTTKTITIAKDGYTPVGEGVQGGVRSRLVELRVTGPSGAAPAPSGESSHPFAARLEIGEGDSYRSCSAALVDPQWVLTAASCFTRGSTQLAPGKPAEKTVATIGRADLNTSGGHVAEVVDLAPRNGRDLVMARLATPATGVTPVAIASTPVVQGDTLTVPGYGRTKTAWSPLKLHTSTFTAGAVTANEVNLTGGTAVDLICKGTAGAPLLRVTDGKPELVGVNSRSWQGSCLGTDPAETRGEAIAARADGAVLGSRLTAGQRLLPGETLASASAKLTMRPDGNLVITSNAGKTLWSTGTTGTGATALLDATGNLVVRNAADTANLWEAKTTAAGGAAVLTDRGSLTVHTAQGVSQWSSGTVVRNDFNGDGYADMSNWYVYADGTDAMHLFEGTTDGSIAAPHSSMARTATDQWDLADMKKVSGDFNGDGIADVAVMNRYDSETKLWTFLGKTNGAFEAPFATWTGPVASWQWERAVLHSGDANGDGRDDVIAWYEYSDTSDALFTFVANPQGGFGTPVKSWTSTTWTRAMGKTVTGDYNGDGRDDIAVFYDYAGGAIKVWTFLAQANGGYAAPFAGFVHDGWGDWAATNVHSGDFDADGRDDLLFWFDHPDGRDIAYVLKSNANGTFVAPRAALTIAAGSMTYSSMKTVVGDYNGDGRDDIGAMYGYTNGTVKMLTWLTKPDATFDPVKVSWSTTTAGAWSYASTHFINRHNG, from the coding sequence GTGCACACGCGTGCCACCAGAATGGGCGTCACGGTGATGACCGTCGCCGCCCTCACCATCCCGGCGACCGGTCATGCCTTCGCGGCACTGACGGCGCCCGCCGAGGCCGCCGAGGCGGTGATGCCGTACGCCTTCGAGGACGGTGCGTATCCGAACGCCGCTCAGATCGAGGCGGACAAGGGCATCAAGTTGATCCGTGGCGACGGCAATATCGTGCTCGCGGAGTGTGATCTCGACACCGAGCAGATACGCGTCCATGTCGTCGGTCCGCCGGTGAACATGCAGGACACGTACTGCTTCGACTCCAGGGCCGCCACGGGCCGGCTGACCTTGGACCTCAACCGGGCCTTCTGGATCGACGCCGCCGACCAGCCCATGAGCGCTACCCTCGCCGGCGAGGACGGCACCACCAAAACCATCACCATCGCCAAGGACGGCTACACGCCGGTCGGCGAAGGCGTGCAGGGCGGTGTGCGCAGCCGTCTGGTCGAGCTCCGCGTCACCGGCCCCAGCGGCGCCGCACCCGCGCCGTCTGGAGAGTCCAGCCACCCGTTCGCCGCCCGCCTGGAGATCGGCGAGGGCGACTCGTACCGGTCCTGCTCCGCCGCGCTCGTCGACCCGCAGTGGGTACTGACTGCCGCGTCCTGCTTCACCCGCGGGTCCACGCAACTCGCGCCCGGCAAGCCGGCGGAGAAGACCGTCGCCACCATCGGCCGCGCCGACCTCAACACCTCGGGCGGCCATGTCGCCGAGGTCGTCGACCTCGCCCCCCGCAACGGCCGCGACCTGGTCATGGCGCGCCTCGCCACCCCCGCCACCGGCGTCACCCCCGTCGCCATCGCAAGCACCCCGGTCGTGCAGGGCGACACGCTCACCGTCCCCGGCTACGGCCGGACCAAGACCGCGTGGTCGCCGCTCAAGCTCCACACCTCTACCTTCACCGCCGGTGCGGTCACCGCGAACGAGGTGAACCTCACCGGCGGAACTGCGGTCGATCTGATCTGTAAGGGCACCGCAGGCGCCCCGCTGCTGCGCGTCACCGACGGAAAGCCGGAACTCGTCGGCGTCAACAGCCGCTCCTGGCAGGGGAGCTGCCTCGGCACCGACCCCGCAGAGACCCGCGGCGAGGCGATCGCGGCCCGCGCCGACGGCGCCGTGCTCGGCTCCCGCCTCACTGCCGGCCAGCGTCTTCTGCCCGGCGAGACCCTCGCATCTGCCTCCGCCAAGCTGACGATGCGCCCCGACGGCAACCTCGTCATCACCTCGAACGCGGGCAAGACCCTGTGGTCCACCGGTACTACCGGCACCGGGGCGACCGCCCTGCTCGACGCCACCGGCAACCTCGTCGTCCGCAACGCCGCCGACACCGCGAACCTGTGGGAGGCGAAGACCACCGCCGCAGGCGGCGCCGCCGTCCTCACCGACCGCGGCAGCCTCACAGTGCACACCGCGCAGGGCGTCTCCCAGTGGTCCAGCGGCACCGTGGTCCGCAACGACTTCAACGGCGACGGCTACGCCGACATGAGCAACTGGTACGTCTACGCCGACGGAACCGACGCCATGCACCTGTTCGAGGGCACCACCGACGGTTCCATCGCCGCCCCGCACTCCTCCATGGCGCGTACGGCCACGGACCAGTGGGACCTCGCCGACATGAAGAAGGTCTCCGGCGACTTCAACGGCGACGGCATCGCCGACGTCGCGGTCATGAACCGGTACGACAGCGAGACCAAGCTGTGGACGTTCCTAGGCAAGACCAACGGCGCGTTCGAGGCCCCGTTCGCCACGTGGACCGGTCCGGTCGCCTCCTGGCAGTGGGAACGCGCCGTGCTGCACTCCGGTGACGCCAACGGCGACGGCCGCGACGACGTCATCGCCTGGTACGAGTACTCCGACACCAGCGACGCCCTGTTCACCTTCGTCGCCAACCCCCAGGGCGGCTTCGGCACCCCGGTCAAGAGCTGGACCTCCACCACCTGGACCCGAGCCATGGGCAAGACCGTCACCGGCGACTACAACGGCGACGGCCGCGACGACATCGCCGTCTTCTACGACTACGCCGGCGGCGCCATCAAGGTGTGGACGTTCCTTGCCCAGGCCAACGGCGGCTACGCCGCACCCTTCGCCGGATTCGTCCACGACGGCTGGGGCGACTGGGCCGCCACCAACGTCCACTCCGGCGACTTCGACGCCGACGGCCGCGACGACCTCCTGTTCTGGTTCGACCACCCCGACGGCCGGGACATCGCCTACGTCCTCAAGAGCAACGCCAACGGCACCTTCGTCGCCCCGCGCGCCGCGCTCACCATCGCCGCCGGCAGCATGACGTACTCGTCGATGAAGACGGTCGTGGGTGACTACAACGGCGACGGCCGCGACGACATCGGCGCCATGTACGGCTACACCAACGGCACCGTGAAGATGCTCACCTGGCTCACCAAGCCCGACGCGACCTTCGACCCCGTCAAGGTCAGCTGGTCCACCACCACCGCCGGCGCCTGGTCCTACGCCAGCACCCACTTCATCAACCGCCACAACGGCTGA
- a CDS encoding AraC family transcriptional regulator ligand-binding domain-containing protein, with translation MLSHSHPGTTSSALTRLSVQVIRMVGADPNGYAHLIGLAPEHLHGDAYRIPASTTGRLADLTSVHVPWTETAVLLARQSHVGALGVWDYLITAAPTPLAGIRDASTYFGTVVDTATEGLHVAENGDHVTISHWNQADVTHEAACAIRAYALGIYRQRLSQAAGRALVPVRVALAVRAPRRHDVLAELYGTRAIDFDAPDNSITFLAADLKAPSHHTQPGLSTVLRRHADQILATAIPLHDWLSLFRTTLASAHNEGTPTLATVARRMALSTRTLQRRLDEHATTWSGELESLRQTHITRLLETTDLSIDSIATRSGYANARALRRAVQRWYGTTPAALRNKRGASPRPLAGGRASAGTTPT, from the coding sequence GTGCTCTCACACTCGCATCCGGGGACGACCTCGTCCGCCCTCACCCGGCTGTCCGTCCAAGTCATCCGCATGGTCGGCGCGGACCCGAACGGCTACGCGCACCTGATCGGCCTGGCGCCGGAACACCTCCACGGCGACGCCTACCGCATCCCCGCCTCCACCACCGGGCGCCTCGCGGACCTGACCTCGGTCCACGTCCCGTGGACTGAGACGGCGGTGCTGCTCGCACGGCAGTCACACGTCGGCGCCCTCGGCGTCTGGGACTACCTGATCACCGCCGCCCCCACCCCGCTCGCAGGCATCCGGGACGCATCGACCTACTTCGGCACCGTCGTCGACACTGCGACGGAGGGTCTGCACGTTGCCGAGAACGGCGACCACGTCACCATCAGCCATTGGAACCAGGCCGACGTCACCCACGAGGCCGCTTGCGCGATACGCGCGTACGCGCTGGGGATCTATCGACAGCGGCTCAGCCAGGCAGCGGGCCGCGCCCTCGTACCCGTCCGCGTCGCCCTGGCGGTCCGTGCTCCCCGGCGGCACGACGTCCTCGCCGAGCTCTACGGCACGCGCGCGATCGACTTCGACGCCCCCGACAACTCGATCACGTTCCTTGCCGCAGACCTGAAGGCCCCCTCCCACCACACCCAGCCGGGCCTGTCGACCGTGCTACGAAGACACGCCGATCAGATCCTTGCCACAGCGATACCTCTGCACGACTGGCTCAGTCTCTTCCGTACCACCCTGGCCTCGGCCCACAACGAAGGCACCCCGACCCTGGCCACGGTGGCACGACGCATGGCTCTGAGCACCCGAACTCTCCAGCGCCGCCTCGACGAGCACGCCACCACGTGGAGCGGCGAGCTCGAATCCCTGCGCCAGACACACATCACGCGGCTCTTGGAAACCACCGATCTCAGCATCGACTCCATCGCCACCCGAAGCGGCTACGCCAACGCCCGCGCCCTGCGCCGAGCGGTCCAACGCTGGTACGGGACGACACCCGCCGCCCTCCGCAACAAGCGCGGCGCAAGCCCCAGACCCCTCGCGGGCGGGCGCGCCAGCGCAGGAACCACCCCCACATAG